One genomic region from Clostridium saccharobutylicum DSM 13864 encodes:
- a CDS encoding Rossmann-like and DUF2520 domain-containing protein, whose product MNEIEIRLLYHTLWRWYYIKVGFIGPGKVGVNLGRYFTHKGIKLTGFYGETEKSARDAANITKSKFYNNIEEIIKESDILFITTPDDVISIIDKKLSMFDLKNKSVCHTSGSIQSTVLYNAKHSGALIYSIHPICAFSNKNMNLKELETIYFSIEGDISLVTDNFINSSLEINNTDKTGLPVINLMNKLQNKYFIRNRENSSTYHLANVFVSNLSLSLIEIGVSYLKKLGLSESESLKALRPLVYGNINSIFEKGFVNSLTGPVVRGDVNTVKKHLDSVKNDDIELYKNLSLNLLKLVALKTKSNFSNENSNEITKTNEINKVDHLIDNDKENALNNLLNNSKKHLEIYNLLGGME is encoded by the coding sequence ATGAATGAGATTGAAATTAGGTTGTTGTATCACACATTATGGAGGTGGTACTATATAAAAGTTGGATTTATTGGTCCTGGGAAGGTAGGCGTAAATTTAGGACGCTACTTTACTCATAAAGGAATAAAGTTAACTGGTTTCTATGGTGAAACTGAAAAAAGCGCTAGAGATGCAGCTAATATTACTAAATCAAAATTTTATAACAACATAGAAGAAATTATTAAAGAAAGTGATATATTATTTATTACAACACCTGATGATGTCATTTCAATTATAGATAAAAAATTATCAATGTTCGATTTAAAGAACAAATCTGTTTGCCACACAAGTGGTTCTATTCAATCAACTGTATTATATAATGCAAAACATTCTGGAGCATTAATCTATTCTATACACCCAATATGTGCATTTTCCAATAAAAATATGAACTTAAAAGAATTAGAAACTATATATTTTTCTATTGAAGGTGATATTTCTTTAGTTACAGATAACTTTATTAATAGTAGCTTAGAAATTAATAACACAGATAAAACTGGACTTCCTGTGATTAATCTAATGAATAAATTACAGAATAAATATTTTATAAGAAATAGAGAGAACTCTTCAACTTATCACTTAGCTAATGTATTTGTTTCTAATTTATCTCTTTCGTTAATAGAAATTGGAGTAAGTTATCTTAAAAAACTTGGATTAAGTGAAAGTGAATCATTAAAAGCTTTACGTCCATTAGTTTATGGAAATATTAACAGTATTTTTGAAAAAGGATTTGTGAATTCTTTAACAGGACCTGTTGTGAGGGGCGATGTTAATACTGTGAAAAAACATTTAGATTCAGTAAAAAATGATGATATAGAGCTGTATAAAAATTTATCTTTGAATTTATTAAAACTTGTAGCTTTAAAAACTAAGAGCAATTTTAGTAATGAAAATTCAAATGAGATAACAAAAACAAATGAAATTAACAAAGTAGATCATTTAATAGACAATGATAAAGAAAATGCCTTGAATAACTTATTAAATAATTCAAAGAAACACTTGGAAATATATAATCTCTTAGGGGGAATGGAATAG
- a CDS encoding aldehyde dehydrogenase family protein, whose protein sequence is MMIIKRPLESVVVIDRQGDMGVFDTMNDAIESAHIAQKEYSKYNISKREEIIESFKNELRNHIEELSMMTYNETGMGRYEDKILKNKLALDKTPGVEDLNIIDSEGNNNGSFYELAPFGVIGAIAPSTNPTETIINNSISMLASGNTVVFSPHPGAKKVSSYTVQLINSAIIKAGGPKNLVVTIKEPSTNNTNIMLKHEKVIMICATGGQNIVKIALSSGKKTIGAGAGNPPVIVDETADIEKAAKDIIDGCSFDNNLPCIAEKEIIVINKVANDLKKHMSKNLALEIKDKEILKRLERLLITKNGTLNKKYVGKNADYIMNSVGVKIDSNIKVIFVEVDKNHLFAQKELMMPILPLIRVLNIDEAIKVAVELEHGNKHTAIMHSRSSENLNKFTQAIDTTIFVKNAPSYAGIGYGTKCTSTFTIAGPTGEGLTTAKTFARKKKCVYADSIAN, encoded by the coding sequence ATGATGATAATAAAAAGACCATTAGAAAGTGTAGTAGTTATAGATAGACAAGGTGATATGGGTGTATTTGATACAATGAATGATGCTATTGAATCTGCACATATTGCTCAAAAGGAATATTCAAAATATAATATATCAAAGAGGGAAGAAATTATTGAATCTTTTAAGAATGAATTAAGAAATCATATAGAAGAGCTTAGTATGATGACTTATAACGAAACTGGAATGGGAAGATATGAAGATAAAATTCTAAAAAATAAACTTGCTCTTGATAAAACACCTGGAGTTGAAGATCTTAATATTATAGATTCAGAAGGTAATAACAATGGTTCATTTTATGAATTAGCTCCATTTGGAGTTATAGGTGCAATTGCGCCTTCAACAAATCCAACTGAAACAATTATAAACAATAGTATCTCAATGCTTGCATCTGGAAATACAGTTGTTTTCTCACCACATCCTGGAGCAAAAAAAGTATCATCATATACAGTACAACTTATTAATAGTGCAATTATTAAAGCTGGAGGGCCTAAAAATCTTGTTGTTACAATAAAAGAGCCAAGCACAAATAACACTAATATAATGTTGAAACATGAAAAGGTTATTATGATATGTGCAACAGGTGGACAAAATATAGTTAAAATAGCATTATCATCAGGTAAAAAGACAATAGGAGCTGGTGCTGGTAATCCGCCTGTAATAGTTGATGAAACTGCTGATATTGAAAAAGCAGCAAAAGATATAATTGACGGATGTAGTTTTGACAATAACTTACCATGTATAGCTGAAAAAGAAATAATTGTTATAAATAAAGTTGCTAATGATCTAAAAAAGCATATGTCAAAAAATTTAGCGTTAGAAATTAAAGATAAGGAAATATTAAAAAGACTTGAAAGACTACTTATCACAAAGAATGGTACTCTAAACAAAAAATACGTAGGAAAAAATGCTGATTATATAATGAATTCTGTAGGTGTAAAAATTGATTCAAATATAAAAGTAATTTTTGTAGAAGTGGACAAGAACCACCTTTTTGCACAAAAAGAACTTATGATGCCAATTCTTCCATTAATACGAGTTTTAAATATAGATGAAGCAATAAAGGTTGCAGTTGAGCTAGAGCATGGTAATAAACATACTGCAATAATGCATTCTAGAAGCTCAGAAAACTTAAATAAATTTACGCAAGCTATAGATACGACAATTTTTGTTAAAAATGCTCCATCTTATGCTGGAATAGGTTATGGTACAAAGTGTACATCAACATTCACTATAGCAGGTCCTACAGGTGAAGGGTTAACAACAGCAAAAACTTTTGCAAGAAAGAAAAAATGCGTATATGCTGATTCTATAGCAAATTAA
- a CDS encoding ribonuclease J, whose protein sequence is MINKKKTNKIKVIPLGGLGEIGKNLTVFEYENEIIVIDCGMSFPNEELLGIDLIIPDITYLIKNREKIKGFFITHGHEDHIGGLPYVLKQINAPIYATKLTLGLIESKLQEHKILDDCTLNIVKPKDVIEVGNFKVEFIKTNHSIADSVSIALHTPAGIIVHTGDFKIDFTPIDGETIDLQRYAQLGKRGVLLLMADSTNATRLGYTMSEKTVGEALENLFMNANGRVIVATFASNIHRVQQIANASVKNNRKIAFSGRSMERICEVAMELGYLFIPKEMIIDLNETKKYSNDRVTIITTGSQGEPMAALTRIASGTHKNIRVEKGDMVIISATPIPGNQKAVSDVINDLIEKGANVIYESIKEIHVSGHACEEELKLIQTLIKPKFFMPIHGEHMHLINHSKIAENMGMKKSNIFVLETGDVLELSRNKAQIAGKVQAGRVLIDGIGVGDVGNIVLKDRKNLANEGILTIVIAINRESRTIVSGPDIITRGFVYVRDSEGLIKEISEVVIESIEKCFDNNETQWTKMKNTIRREVNNFIYNKIKRKPMILPTIIEI, encoded by the coding sequence ATGATAAATAAGAAAAAAACTAACAAGATAAAAGTCATACCTTTAGGTGGATTGGGTGAAATTGGAAAGAATCTCACTGTATTTGAATATGAAAATGAGATAATAGTTATAGATTGCGGAATGTCATTTCCGAATGAAGAGCTTTTGGGAATTGACTTGATAATTCCGGATATAACATATTTGATAAAAAATAGAGAAAAGATAAAAGGATTCTTTATAACTCATGGACATGAAGATCACATAGGAGGATTACCTTATGTTTTAAAACAAATTAATGCCCCTATATATGCAACAAAATTAACTTTGGGTTTAATTGAAAGTAAATTACAAGAACATAAAATACTTGATGATTGCACACTTAATATTGTTAAACCTAAAGATGTTATAGAAGTAGGCAATTTCAAAGTTGAATTTATTAAAACTAATCATAGTATAGCAGACAGTGTATCAATTGCTTTACATACGCCTGCAGGAATAATTGTTCATACTGGTGATTTTAAAATTGATTTTACTCCAATTGATGGGGAAACTATTGATTTGCAAAGATATGCACAGCTAGGTAAAAGAGGCGTATTACTTTTAATGGCTGATAGTACTAATGCTACTCGTCTAGGATATACAATGTCAGAAAAAACAGTAGGAGAAGCTTTAGAAAATCTATTTATGAATGCAAATGGAAGAGTCATAGTAGCTACATTTGCATCAAATATTCATCGAGTGCAGCAGATTGCAAATGCTTCTGTAAAAAATAATAGGAAAATTGCTTTTAGTGGAAGAAGCATGGAAAGAATATGTGAAGTAGCTATGGAGCTTGGATATTTATTTATCCCAAAAGAAATGATAATAGATTTAAATGAAACAAAAAAATATTCCAATGACAGGGTTACAATAATTACCACTGGAAGTCAAGGTGAGCCAATGGCAGCACTTACAAGAATTGCATCAGGAACGCATAAGAATATTCGAGTAGAAAAAGGAGATATGGTTATTATATCTGCAACTCCTATACCAGGTAATCAAAAAGCTGTTTCCGATGTAATAAATGATTTAATAGAAAAAGGAGCAAATGTAATTTACGAATCAATAAAAGAGATACATGTTTCAGGACATGCATGTGAGGAAGAATTAAAGTTAATTCAAACGTTGATAAAGCCTAAGTTTTTTATGCCTATTCATGGAGAACATATGCACTTAATAAATCATAGTAAGATTGCAGAGAATATGGGAATGAAAAAATCTAATATATTTGTATTAGAGACAGGAGATGTTTTAGAATTATCTAGAAATAAGGCACAAATAGCTGGTAAGGTCCAAGCCGGAAGAGTTTTAATAGATGGAATTGGAGTTGGGGATGTAGGTAATATTGTGCTTAAAGATAGAAAAAATTTAGCCAATGAAGGCATTCTTACAATAGTTATAGCTATAAATAGAGAAAGTAGAACTATAGTGTCTGGTCCAGATATAATTACAAGAGGTTTTGTATATGTGAGAGATTCAGAAGGATTAATTAAAGAAATTAGTGAAGTAGTTATTGAAAGTATAGAAAAATGTTTTGATAATAATGAAACTCAATGGACAAAAATGAAAAACACAATAAGAAGAGAAGTAAATAATTTTATATATAATAAAATTAAAAGAAAACCTATGATTTTACCAACAATTATTGAAATATAA
- a CDS encoding spore coat protein, which translates to MQITLSEKERMLLEDQKSHEQICIEKYSNYANQAQDTQLKQLCKNNEQIERQHLDTINQLLNGTVPQMNAQQNQNQNAGQNMNNTQIAGVCGASDKDICSDLLMTEKYVSGTYDTAIFEFKDTEVRDVLNHIQKEEQKHGESVFKYMESKGMYNVQ; encoded by the coding sequence ATGCAAATAACTTTAAGTGAAAAAGAAAGAATGTTGTTAGAAGATCAAAAAAGTCATGAACAAATTTGTATAGAAAAATATTCAAATTATGCAAATCAAGCTCAAGATACTCAATTAAAACAACTATGTAAGAATAATGAACAAATTGAAAGACAGCATCTTGATACCATTAACCAATTGCTTAATGGTACAGTTCCTCAAATGAATGCGCAACAAAATCAAAACCAAAATGCTGGGCAAAATATGAATAATACTCAGATTGCAGGAGTATGTGGTGCATCAGATAAAGATATATGTTCAGATTTATTAATGACAGAAAAATATGTTTCTGGAACTTATGATACTGCTATATTTGAATTCAAAGACACTGAAGTACGTGATGTATTAAACCATATTCAAAAAGAAGAACAAAAACATGGTGAATCTGTATTTAAATATATGGAGAGTAAAGGAATGTATAATGTTCAATAA
- a CDS encoding sulfite exporter TauE/SafE family protein, producing the protein MIQFLWLVPLGFLVGSFGTLIGAGGGFILVPILLLIYPNKSPDTITSISLTVVFFNALSGSFAYSRMKRIDYKSGIIFAIATLPGSILGSVITSYVPRHLFNGIFGVILVIVSVFLIIRTKKEIISNNITAKKGYVTRTIIDIEGNEHTFSYNPVVGVIVSVLVGFMSSFLGIGGGIIHVPVLVNILNYPVHIATATSHFVLAAMSFSGTVVHIVNGVLQSSIIQTVALSIGALFGAQLGAKFSKKIHGVAIIKSLAVALAIVGIRIFIMAF; encoded by the coding sequence TTGATACAATTTTTGTGGTTAGTTCCTTTAGGATTTTTAGTTGGATCATTTGGGACGTTAATTGGTGCAGGTGGAGGATTTATACTGGTACCTATTTTATTGCTAATATATCCAAACAAGAGTCCAGATACAATAACTAGCATTTCTCTAACAGTTGTATTTTTTAATGCATTATCTGGTTCTTTTGCTTATTCTAGAATGAAACGTATTGATTATAAATCAGGAATAATTTTTGCAATCGCAACACTTCCTGGATCAATATTAGGATCGGTAATAACATCATATGTACCAAGACACCTTTTTAATGGGATATTTGGTGTAATACTAGTTATAGTATCAGTATTTTTGATTATAAGAACAAAAAAAGAAATAATAAGTAATAATATAACAGCTAAGAAAGGCTATGTTACAAGAACAATTATAGATATTGAAGGTAATGAACATACATTTTCATATAATCCAGTTGTTGGAGTGATTGTAAGCGTTTTGGTAGGATTTATGTCTAGTTTTTTAGGTATAGGAGGAGGAATTATACATGTTCCAGTACTGGTTAACATATTAAATTATCCAGTTCATATTGCAACTGCGACATCACATTTTGTTTTAGCAGCAATGTCATTTTCAGGAACTGTAGTCCATATAGTGAATGGGGTACTTCAATCCAGTATAATACAAACAGTAGCATTATCAATTGGAGCATTATTTGGAGCTCAATTAGGTGCGAAGTTTTCGAAAAAAATTCATGGAGTAGCAATAATTAAAAGCCTTGCAGTTGCATTGGCCATTGTAGGAATAAGAATATTTATTATGGCATTTTAA
- a CDS encoding helix-turn-helix domain-containing protein, with translation MFSKRLTYLRKESELTQDEISKKLNISRLAYTHYENGTYEPSIQTLELIADFYDVSTDFLLGRTFIRKPYPKY, from the coding sequence GTGTTTTCTAAAAGATTGACATATCTTAGAAAAGAATCTGAACTAACTCAGGACGAGATTTCTAAAAAACTAAATATATCTCGTTTAGCATATACTCATTATGAGAATGGGACATATGAGCCATCTATCCAAACGCTTGAGTTAATAGCTGATTTCTATGATGTGAGCACAGATTTTCTGCTTGGTAGAACTTTTATAAGAAAGCCCTATCCTAAATACTAA
- a CDS encoding helix-turn-helix domain-containing protein — protein sequence MLEELRKNKGFSQQTLGERIGRSKSFMSRLENNKSKQVTVETIVRLAEELEMDIIELFLIFVNFYIERRKEELENEQDLKNKTD from the coding sequence ATGTTAGAGGAATTACGGAAAAATAAAGGCTTTTCTCAACAAACTTTAGGAGAAAGAATTGGACGAAGTAAAAGTTTTATGTCTAGATTAGAAAATAATAAATCAAAGCAAGTTACTGTTGAAACAATAGTACGATTAGCTGAAGAATTAGAAATGGATATAATAGAATTGTTTTTAATTTTTGTAAACTTTTATATTGAAAGAAGAAAAGAAGAGCTAGAGAATGAACAGGATTTGAAAAACAAAACAGACTAG
- a CDS encoding DUF4352 domain-containing protein, with product MKKIISIAICGALTFGLIGCESIIPNTNSTKQDSKQQEETSSNTNTVDGIKFTVNSVSKEPVKGDRTKDNVAAKNGEYFAKGSTNVKASDYEYIVIGLKIENTTNKAIALSKYGWSAEMKDGYKLKDNTISDDLKGQIASNNYVEGQVKVLAEKKLNVKEFKLKYNIIDYTNFDKMLSDAVSGKSESECKSKYPELFKENYAKLNIEVN from the coding sequence ATGAAAAAAATAATAAGTATTGCGATATGTGGAGCATTAACATTTGGATTAATAGGGTGCGAAAGTATAATACCTAATACTAATTCAACAAAGCAAGATAGTAAGCAACAAGAAGAAACTAGTTCTAATACAAACACTGTAGATGGAATTAAATTTACAGTAAACAGCGTATCAAAAGAACCTGTAAAGGGTGATAGAACAAAAGATAATGTTGCGGCTAAGAATGGGGAATATTTCGCTAAAGGTTCTACAAATGTAAAAGCTTCAGATTACGAATATATAGTGATAGGTTTAAAAATAGAAAATACTACAAACAAAGCGATTGCACTTTCAAAATATGGATGGTCTGCCGAAATGAAAGATGGCTATAAATTAAAGGACAACACAATATCAGATGATCTTAAAGGTCAAATAGCTTCCAATAATTATGTTGAAGGACAAGTTAAAGTTTTAGCAGAGAAAAAATTAAATGTTAAGGAATTTAAATTAAAATATAATATAATTGACTATACCAATTTTGATAAAATGCTTAGTGATGCAGTTTCAGGTAAGAGTGAATCTGAATGCAAATCTAAATATCCAGAATTATTTAAAGAAAATTATGCAAAACTTAATATTGAAGTTAATTAG
- a CDS encoding IS3 family transposase (programmed frameshift) — protein sequence MSKKLFTNKEIELLSKNKYIKNVTNKAITYTDEFKILFIAERSKGKLPIHIFQDAGFDTDVIGNNRIWCASKRWRNIYNESGALGLRDSRKLNSGRPLKRELTVNEIIAKKDAEIAYWKAEAELLKKFELQERQVKNNKLSSTSIFKIIQSIISKYSYKNIISHLCKIAEVSRSGYYNYLNSSNKRNSKDEKDLELKHIILKAFNHRGYKKGSRSIKMVLEHEFNRVINRKCIQRIMRKYNIVCPIRKANPYRRMMKATKEHTVLPNTLNREFKQGLVGKVLLTDITYLTYGASNRAYLSTIKDASTNEILSYHLSESLTLDIATETVKKLMRNHKKLLDKDVFIHSDQGVHYTSPRFQKLLKKYKIGQSMSRRGNCWDNAPQESFFGHMKDEIDLKICTTFYELESTINNYMDYYNNYRYQWGLKKLAPVQYRDQLLAA from the exons ATGAGTAAAAAACTATTTACTAATAAAGAAATTGAATTGTTATCAAAGAATAAATATATAAAAAACGTCACAAATAAAGCAATCACGTATACAGATGAATTTAAAATACTTTTTATCGCTGAGCGTAGCAAAGGTAAACTACCTATTCATATTTTTCAGGATGCAGGATTTGATACAGATGTTATTGGAAATAATAGAATTTGGTGCGCAAGTAAAAGATGGCGTAATATTTATAATGAATCAGGAGCGCTTGGATTGAGAGATTCTCGAAAATTAAATAGTGGTCGTCCACTAAAACGTGAACTAACCGTGAATGAAATAATAGCTAAAAAAGATGCTGAAATTGCTTATTGGAAAGCGGAGGCAGAACTATTAAAAAAAT TCGAGCTGCAAGAAAGGCAGGTGAAAAATAATAAATTAAGTTCAACATCAATATTCAAGATCATACAGAGTATAATTTCAAAATACAGTTATAAAAATATAATTTCTCATTTATGCAAAATAGCTGAAGTCTCTAGATCAGGATATTATAATTATTTAAATTCAAGTAATAAGCGTAATTCTAAAGATGAAAAGGATTTAGAATTAAAGCATATAATTCTTAAAGCATTTAATCATAGAGGCTACAAGAAAGGATCACGCTCTATAAAAATGGTTTTAGAACATGAATTTAATAGAGTAATAAATCGAAAGTGTATACAAAGAATTATGAGAAAATATAATATTGTGTGTCCAATTAGAAAGGCAAACCCTTATCGTAGAATGATGAAAGCTACTAAAGAACATACAGTTCTACCTAATACTTTGAACAGGGAATTCAAACAAGGTTTGGTCGGTAAGGTATTATTAACTGATATAACTTATTTAACATATGGAGCATCTAATAGAGCCTATTTATCTACTATTAAAGATGCTTCTACAAATGAAATTCTCTCGTATCATCTTTCAGAAAGTCTTACATTAGATATAGCTACTGAAACTGTTAAAAAGCTGATGAGGAATCATAAAAAATTACTTGATAAAGATGTTTTTATTCATTCAGATCAAGGCGTTCATTACACTAGTCCTAGATTTCAAAAACTTCTTAAGAAATATAAAATTGGACAATCCATGTCTAGACGCGGAAACTGTTGGGACAACGCCCCGCAGGAATCATTTTTTGGACATATGAAAGATGAAATAGACTTAAAAATTTGTACAACATTTTACGAATTAGAATCAACAATTAATAATTATATGGATTACTATAATAATTACAGATACCAATGGGGACTTAAAAAGCTGGCTCCTGTTCAATATCGGGACCAGCTTTTAGCTGCCTAG
- a CDS encoding Ltp family lipoprotein: MSKMIKCKTCGADIASSAKTCPSCGAKNKKPFYKRWWFILIALIVIIAALSSGGNNDNNKTATTSKNESASSETAVKDQSVSSADTSKNSTNSNTKTDSVPIEYKSALKKAQTYSDGMHMSKAGVYDQLTSEYGEKFPAEAAQYAIDNVKADWKKNALEKAKTYQKSMSMSRSAIKDQLTSEHGEKFTEDEAQYAISNLEK, encoded by the coding sequence ATGTCAAAAATGATTAAATGTAAAACGTGTGGAGCTGATATAGCTTCAAGCGCAAAAACTTGTCCATCGTGTGGGGCAAAAAACAAAAAGCCATTTTATAAAAGATGGTGGTTTATACTTATTGCTTTAATAGTAATAATAGCTGCTTTAAGTTCTGGAGGAAACAATGATAATAATAAAACAGCAACTACTTCAAAAAATGAAAGCGCATCATCAGAGACTGCAGTCAAAGATCAAAGTGTTTCGTCAGCAGATACTTCAAAAAATAGTACAAATTCTAATACAAAAACAGATAGCGTTCCAATTGAATATAAATCTGCATTAAAGAAAGCTCAAACTTATTCAGATGGTATGCATATGTCTAAGGCTGGAGTATATGATCAGTTAACATCTGAATATGGAGAAAAGTTTCCAGCAGAAGCAGCTCAATATGCTATAGATAATGTTAAAGCAGATTGGAAGAAGAATGCATTAGAAAAGGCTAAAACGTATCAGAAATCAATGTCTATGTCACGAAGTGCAATTAAGGATCAATTAACATCTGAACACGGAGAAAAATTTACTGAGGATGAAGCCCAATATGCAATAAGCAATTTAGAAAAATAA
- a CDS encoding YmaF family protein: MGCNYKKDNSYSSENNQYAENYYRIKRHNHEFESSTDYEEDDEGVEHNHRIAGVSGPPIKYGKSHIHKIHVLTDTFDDHFHEICDTTGPAIYIGDGKHIHVIKGTTEEADGHTHDYFFATLIQDPTNVPEDRKC; encoded by the coding sequence ATGGGATGTAATTATAAAAAAGATAATAGTTATTCTAGTGAGAATAATCAATATGCAGAAAATTATTATAGAATAAAAAGGCATAACCATGAATTTGAATCAAGCACAGATTATGAAGAAGATGATGAAGGAGTAGAACACAATCATCGTATTGCTGGCGTAAGTGGTCCTCCAATAAAATATGGCAAATCTCATATTCACAAAATACACGTGTTAACAGATACCTTTGATGATCATTTTCATGAAATTTGTGATACTACTGGTCCAGCTATTTATATTGGAGATGGAAAGCACATTCATGTAATAAAAGGTACAACAGAGGAAGCGGATGGACACACACATGATTACTTTTTTGCTACTTTAATTCAAGATCCTACTAACGTACCAGAAGATAGAAAATGCTAA
- a CDS encoding lysozyme produces MPQWKWCVEGLDGKVMKGWYEDNGAWYYLNDQGIMQTGWIQDTDKRWYYLDETTGAMQTGWIQLKGIWYYLEPNSNGYMGSCYIDCTSIIDGKTYAFDKDGHLIENKALSDKGAEFVSSWEGFSSTWEDVGDGYWTIGIGTATSGTLGKQLYASGITSCTKEQAYKWLEQECSSCYEAIKGKLDANNITLAQNQIDALISMAYNIGACGLVDSTLFKNILNGVTDEATIRSNFEAWDKCNGVVWDGLKKRRDSEADLYLNADYIGNN; encoded by the coding sequence ATGCCACAATGGAAATGGTGTGTAGAAGGTTTAGATGGAAAAGTAATGAAAGGATGGTACGAAGACAATGGAGCTTGGTATTATCTAAATGATCAAGGAATAATGCAAACAGGGTGGATTCAAGATACAGATAAAAGATGGTATTACTTAGATGAAACTACAGGAGCAATGCAAACAGGATGGATACAATTAAAAGGAATTTGGTATTACTTAGAACCAAATAGTAATGGTTATATGGGGAGTTGCTATATAGATTGTACTTCAATAATAGATGGAAAAACATATGCATTTGATAAAGATGGACATTTAATTGAGAATAAAGCATTGTCTGATAAAGGTGCTGAATTTGTTTCTTCTTGGGAAGGGTTTTCAAGTACTTGGGAAGATGTAGGAGATGGATATTGGACTATAGGTATAGGAACTGCCACTTCTGGAACATTAGGCAAACAATTATACGCTAGTGGAATTACAAGTTGTACGAAAGAACAAGCTTATAAATGGTTAGAGCAAGAATGTTCTTCATGTTATGAAGCTATAAAGGGGAAACTAGATGCTAATAATATAACTTTAGCACAAAATCAAATAGACGCCTTAATTTCAATGGCATATAATATCGGAGCTTGTGGTTTGGTTGACAGTACATTGTTTAAAAATATATTAAATGGCGTAACAGATGAAGCAACTATAAGAAGTAACTTTGAAGCATGGGATAAATGCAATGGGGTAGTTTGGGACGGGTTAAAAAAGAGAAGAGATAGTGAAGCTGATCTTTACTTAAATGCAGACTATATAGGAAATAATTAA
- a CDS encoding hemolysin XhlA family protein: MNDELVKDKLDTHERRLNNHSERLDKLEQDGRELKTELKNLCENLKSLTSMMKWFIATLVGALISFFFYAVQTGIFNK, translated from the coding sequence ATGAATGATGAATTAGTAAAGGATAAACTAGATACACATGAAAGAAGACTTAACAATCATAGCGAGAGACTTGATAAACTTGAGCAGGATGGAAGAGAACTAAAGACAGAACTTAAGAACTTATGTGAAAATCTAAAATCATTAACTAGTATGATGAAGTGGTTTATAGCAACATTGGTAGGGGCTTTGATAAGCTTCTTTTTTTATGCAGTTCAAACTGGAATATTCAATAAATAA